Proteins from one Triticum aestivum cultivar Chinese Spring chromosome 7A, IWGSC CS RefSeq v2.1, whole genome shotgun sequence genomic window:
- the LOC123148573 gene encoding uncharacterized protein, whose translation MMVILYLDLKDVNWGKYAIDEIISGARKLNRDNPLLNITLHGCPALLEIRYFDSVDTGFIQLDPKALPRIKHYNKQILSALVKANSRVDGGRITFGIMKIYVSVKGSIKHAENLPYDLTKDSCMKGRNWIFEELAQRAEGRIDRSMKLHAYLVNETSLTEERKKKLFQTHRSVEKLMLTVGTVKILRYIQKNEVEGGGLVNETVSCLDNVLAGSVKTLRRVPRGRQVQV comes from the exons ATGATGGTGATACTCTATCTGGATTTGAAAGATGTCAATTGGGGAAAATATGCTATTGATGAGATAATAAGCGGTGCAAGGAAACTGAACAGGGATAATCCACTTCTTAACATCACACTACATGGGTGCCCTGCTCTGCTTGAG ATTCGTTATTTCGACTCGGTGGACACTGGTTTCATTCAACTAGATCCAAAAGCTTTACCAAGGATCAAGCACTACAATAAACAAATTCTAAGTGCACTGGTGAAGGCAAACAGCAGAGTAGATGGCGGGCGTATTACATTTGGAATAATGAAGATATATGTTTCA GTAAAAGGATCGATCAAGCATGCTGAGAACTTACCTTACGATTTAACAAAAGATTCATGCATGAAG GGGAGGAATTGGATATTTGAAGAACTAGCACAGCGGGCTGAAGGTAGGATCGATAGATCAATGAAGTTACATGCATATCTCGTGAATGAAACCAGTCTGACTGAGGAAAGGAAGAAAAAACTATTTCAGACACATAGATCAGTAGAGAAATTGATGTTGACAGTTGGAACAGTTAAGATTCTGCGTTATATTCAGAAAAACGAGGTAGAGGGGGGTGGTTTGGTAAATGAAACTGTTTCTTGTCTGGACAATGTTTTGGCTG GGTCCGTGAAAACTTTGCGAAGAGTACCAAGAGGAAGGCAAGTCCAAGTTTAG
- the LOC123148572 gene encoding PAN domain-containing protein At5g03700-like, translating to MAMAGGRIVTMCMAAAALLVSLTGGAGVAAASAKELRQGFSAAHDTSYSHFQPVLTDPTGVFALGFLRVNSTTLDLAVLHLPSAFPLWRAMPDRPAPWSAAASLSFNGSLVLTDGATNQVIWSTAAAAGDRAVLLNTSNLQIQSSGSPVAVWQSFDYPSDTIVQGQNLTSSAALHSIDQRFAMRLGSNYFALYVEPPPLSSGSVAAAMYSKHTALEAKARIVAGGGPIYVRVEPDGYLGMYQKEGAPADVMSFDTFNHGVRALRRMTLEPDGNLRAYYWDGSRWVLDYTTITDSCELPTTCGAYSVCVPPSGRCACLANATDGPGCAAPSVGSGLCGTTGGEVGGLYSEVRRHGVEPANKELLGFEHAPSAGDCEALCARNCSCWGAVYSNGTGYCYLMDYPAQLMVAADEKKLGYFKVRSVGEAAARGGRATGVKAALLAVGVAVVAAAAAFGAYRVWDRRRRAAAETRQHLGADGDGLSPGPYKNLGSFSSVELSSSFNSLRR from the coding sequence ATGGCGATGGCAGGTGGGCGTATTGTGACGATGTGCATGGCGGCTGCGGCGCTGCTGGTCTCTTTGACCGGCGGCGCGGGCGTGGCGGCGGCCTCAGCGAAGGAGCTACGGCAAGGCTTCTCGGCCGCCCACGACACGTCCTACTCGCACTTCCAGCCGGTGCTCACCGACCCCACCGGCGTCTTCGCCCTCGGCTTCCTCCGCGTCAACTCCACCAcgctcgacctcgccgtcctcCACCTCCCTTCCGCTTTCCCCCTCTGGCGAGCCATGCCGGACCGCCCCGCGCCGTGGTCCGCGGCCGCGTCCCTCTCCTTCAACGGCAGCCTGGTGCTCACAGACGGCGCCACCAACCAAGTGATCTGGTCCACCGCCGCGGCGGCCGGCGACCGCGCCGTTCTCCTCAACACGTCCAACCTTCAGATTCAGAGCAGCGGTTCGCCCGTTGCCGTGTGGCAAAGCTTCGACTACCCTTCGGACACCATTGTCCAGGGCCAGAACCTCACCTCATCGGCGGCGCTTCACTCCATCGACCAGCGATTCGCCATGCGGCTCGGGAGCAACTACTTCGCGCTCTACGTGGAGCCGCCACCGTTGTCGTCGGGCAGCGTCGCCGCCGCCATGTACTCCAAGCACACGGCTCTGGAGGCCAAGGCCCGGATCGTGGCCGGCGGCGGCCCGATATACGTGCGCGTGGAGCCTGACGGTTACCTCGGCATGTACCAGAAGGAGGGAGCCCCCGCCGACGTCATGTCCTTCGACACCTTCAACCACGGCGTCCGCGCTCTCCGCCGCATGACTCTCGAGCCCGACGGCAACCTCCGCGCCTACTACTGGGACGGGTCCCGGTGGGTGCTCGACTACACCACCATCACCGACTCGTGCGAGCTGCCCACCACCTGCGGCGCCTACAGCGTCTGCGTGCCGCCCAGCGGCCGGTGCGCGTGCCTGGCCAACGCCACCGACGGCCCGGGCTGCGCCGCCCCCTCCGTCGGGAGCGGGCTGTGCGGCACCACGGGCGGCGAGGTTGGCGGGCTGTACTCGGAGGTGCGGAGACACGGCGTGGAGCCGGCGAACAAGGAGCTGCTGGGGTTCGAGCACGCGCCGTCCGCGGGAGACTGCGAGGCGCTGTGCGCGCGCAACTGCAGCTGCTGGGGCGCGGTGTACAGCAACGGGACGGGCTACTGCTACCTCATGGACTACCCGGCGCAGCTGATGGTGGCCGCCGACGAGAAGAAGCTGGGCTACTTCAAGGTGAGGAGCGTGGGAGAGGCGGCTGCGCGCGGCGGGAGGGCGACCGGCGTCAAGGCGGCGCTGCTTGCGGTCGGCGTCGCGGTGGTGGCTGCCGCCGCTGCGTTCGGGGCGTACAGGGTGTGGGACAGGAGGCGCCGTGCGGCAGCGGAGACGCGGCAGCATTTGGGCGCCGACGGTGATGGGCTCTCGCCGGGTCCCTACAAGAATCTGGGATCCTTTAGCTCCGTCGAGCTCTCCAGCAGCTTCAACTCCTTGCGGAGGTAG